In Candidatus Manganitrophaceae bacterium, the genomic stretch TGCCAAGGCGCTCAGTTCTTTGGAAGTCAAACAGATATGACACAAGATACCCGCCCAAAGAGTTATGATGAAGAAAGTGCCGACCTGGGTAAGAACCTGGTGAATCAGCTTGCAATTCTCATTAAGACAACACAACTTCATGACTCAAGTAATATTGCCCTCCAGCAGCCGACCCAAAATCTTTTTCAGACCTTGAATGACCTTTTTTTGTCCGATCCGGATGTTGTCCTGAATCTTGAGGGAGACTATCTCTTTTTGGGAGATACCAAGCTCAAGGTTGATATCGACGGTTTCAATAATCTCATGTTGGTGAATGAGGAGATGAAGAAAAGAAAAGTAGGGAGCATCATTTTCTCTCCGGGGATTACAGTAGAGGAAATTCTGAAATTCTGCACAATATTCTCCCGCGCGAATACCCTTCTCCCGAAGCCCTATGAACGATTAACAGAGTTGCTTGAGAGTGCAGATCTTAAAAATCCTGGAATTGAGATTTATGATGAAAGGAAGGAAAGAGAGGATGTTGAGGATGTCTTCAGAGATAAAAAGGAGTTGGCCAAGAAGACCTATCTGAGTACGGTGACTGCGGTGGGTGAGGTGATGGAGAGCATCAAGCTCAAAAAGGCAGTGAGTCTTAAGAAGGCAAAGAGAGTGGTCCAATCGATGGTCGACTTGATATTACAGGAAGACTCCACCCTTCTCGGTCTGACCAATCTGAGAGATCATGATGAGTATACTTATAACCATTCGGTCAACGTCTGCATTTTGGCACTTGCCATCGGACAGAGGATTGGTTACACAAAAAAGCGCCTGGCCGAGTTGGGAATGGCGGCCCTCTTCCATGACCTCGGAAAGTTCCTCATCCCGCTGGAGATACTAAATAAGCCGACTGATTTTACAGAAGAAGAGTGGGATATTATGCGGACCCATCCGATCTTGTCTGTGAAGGAATTGGTTCGCCTGAAGGGGATCAATGAGATGGCAGTTCGTGTGACCATCGGGGCCTTTGAACATCATCTGAACTATGATCTTTCCGGGTATCCAAAATTGGCCAATAAAAGAAAGTTGAGCCTTCTGGGACGGATCATCTGTATTGTCGATTGTTATGATGCCTTAACGGCTTCCCGCGTTTATTCCCGGACCCCCTTCCCTCCGGATAAGGCCCTCAAATTCATGATTGCGAAGAGCGGGACGGCCTTTGATCCCATTCTGCTCAAACTTTTCGTCAATGCCATCGGTGTTTATCCGATCGGGACACTGGTGATGTTAAATACGGGCGAAATGGGTATTGTTTATTCGTCCAATCCAAATCCGGAAAAGAGTGATCGTCCAAAAGTGAGGATTATTCTTGACGCATCAGGTGTGGAGGTCGATGAAAAGGTAGTTGATTTGACAGAGAAGGGTGAAGATGAGTCTTATCTATGCGAGATCACGAAGGTGATTGATGCGACAAAATACAATATTGATGTCGCAAAGTATTTTTTCTGAGTTCCCTCCTTCCGCGATGACGTCTTTTGTCCCCGCAGTTGCCTTGACAACCCTTCCTTGAATTATTACCATTAAACGAGTTGCCGGGTTCCGATGTAGCGCAGGAATATTATCGATGATGTGTGTCTTTTCCGCCCATCGCGATGCGTGCTCAACAGGCTTAAAGGTCCTTATCAGACCGGAAAGTTGATCTATGCACATTAAATCTCTCAAAATTGGTCGTCCAACGACATCTTTTGATCAGATCGCAGAGCGGATCCGTGAGTATTCACCCCAGGCTGATCTTTCCTTGTTGATCAAGGCCTATGCCTTTTCCAAAAAGGCCCATGAAGGACAGCGGAGGTGGTCTGGTGAACCCTATCTGTATCACCCCCTGGAGGTCGCCGGTATTTTGACAAAGCTCAAACTGGACATTCACTCGGTGGCCGCCGGTCTCTTACACGATGTTGTTGAGGACACCCCACATTCTGTTGACGAATTAAAACGAGAATTTGGACAGGATATTGCTGCTCTGGTCAATGGGGTGACCAAGATCGGAAAAATTGTTTTCAGGAGTTATCAGGAAAAACAGGCGGAAAACTTCAGGAAAATGATTGTTTCGATGGCCGAGGATATCCGTGTTTTATTGATTAAACTTGCCGATCGGCTTCACAATATGCGAACACTCGATTCCCTACCCGAAGTGAAACAAAAACGGATTGCACAAGAGACGCTGGATATCTATGCCCCGCTTGCGAGCCGGCTGGGAATTTCCTGGATCAAGTCCGAACTGGAAGACCACTGTCTCAGATTTTTGAAACCGGATGTCTACCAGACTCTGGTGAAGAAGGTAAAAACAGGGCGAGGAGAACGGGAAAAATATGTCCTTGCTGTAATTAAGCTGGTTGAAAAGGCGTTAAAGGAAAACAAATTTGATTGCCAGATAACAGGACGTACAAAACACTTCT encodes the following:
- a CDS encoding HD-GYP domain-containing protein; this encodes MCQGAQFFGSQTDMTQDTRPKSYDEESADLGKNLVNQLAILIKTTQLHDSSNIALQQPTQNLFQTLNDLFLSDPDVVLNLEGDYLFLGDTKLKVDIDGFNNLMLVNEEMKKRKVGSIIFSPGITVEEILKFCTIFSRANTLLPKPYERLTELLESADLKNPGIEIYDERKEREDVEDVFRDKKELAKKTYLSTVTAVGEVMESIKLKKAVSLKKAKRVVQSMVDLILQEDSTLLGLTNLRDHDEYTYNHSVNVCILALAIGQRIGYTKKRLAELGMAALFHDLGKFLIPLEILNKPTDFTEEEWDIMRTHPILSVKELVRLKGINEMAVRVTIGAFEHHLNYDLSGYPKLANKRKLSLLGRIICIVDCYDALTASRVYSRTPFPPDKALKFMIAKSGTAFDPILLKLFVNAIGVYPIGTLVMLNTGEMGIVYSSNPNPEKSDRPKVRIILDASGVEVDEKVVDLTEKGEDESYLCEITKVIDATKYNIDVAKYFF